A genomic stretch from Channa argus isolate prfri chromosome 24, Channa argus male v1.0, whole genome shotgun sequence includes:
- the znf346 gene encoding zinc finger protein 346 isoform X1: protein MAEAMQSEDFPYLPSGLAEVNKMIKEHGDLFSDSQCKVCSAVLISESQKLTHYQSKKHSSRVRRYLSTQNEKEPAFKKLKPSSSDTQDCNNGDTDRLKVCHICNMTFTSPVMAESHYQGKVHAKKLRLKTIGPQIPVASQTPLTAQLKKKLADESSSVPVTSNNNGDDPHSFCSICQASFNNPVMAQQHYVGKKHRKQVTKLKLMETYGPSTAPASTLKGYPCTVCNIELNSVDQYQSHISGAKHKNQMKKSGLKPAGNQQAAEQSHVGDDQYAGRDKQYNATDDQYAAGDDQHGTRNDQYAPGDNQYTPEDTEYSEEYQYT from the exons ATGGCCGAAGCGATGCAGAGCGAGGATTTTCCTTATTTACCTTCGGGCCTGGCGGAGG TAAATAAGATGATAAAGGAGCACGGTGACCTGTTTTCTGACTCCCAGTGTAAAGTCTGCAGTGCTGTCCTAATTTCTGAGTCTCAGAAGTTGACTCATTATCAG AGCAAGAAACATTCGAGCAGAGTGCGGCGTTATCTTTCCACCCAGAACGAGAAGGAGCCAGCGTTCAAAAAGCTTAAGCCATCATCATCTGATACT cAGGACTGTAACAATGGAGATACAGACCGGTTGAAGGTGTGTCACATATGTAACATGACCTTTACATCTCCTGTCATGGCCGAGTCTCACTACCAAGGCAAAGTTCATGCCAAAAAACTGAGGCTGAAAACCATTGGTCCCCAAATCCCAG TAGCCTCCCAAACACCACTAACAGCTCAGCTGAAAAAGAAGCTCGCAGATGAATCGAGCAGTGTCCCGGTGACAAGCAACAACAATGGCGATGACCCCCACAGTTTCTGCTCCATCTGCCAAGCCTCCTTTAACAACCCAGTCATGGCCCAGCAGCACTACGTAGGCAAAAAGCATAGAAAACAGGTGACCAAGCTCAAACTGATGGAGACATACGGCCCCTCCACAGCACCAG CTTCCACACTAAAGGGCTACCCCTGCACTGTCTGCAACATTGAACTAAACTCTGTTGATCAGTACCAGTCTCATATCAGTGGAGCCAAGCATAAGAACCA AATGAAGAAGTCAGGCCTGAAGCCTGCAGGGAACCAACAAGCTGCAGAACAGTCCCACGTGGGCGACGACCAGTATGCTGGCAGAGACAAGCAGTACAATGCCACCGATGACCAATATGCCGCTGGGGACGACCAGCACGGCACCAGAAATGACCAGTATGCACCTGGAGATAACCAGTACACTCCTGAGGACACGGAGTACTCAGAGGAGTACCAGTATACTTGA
- the znf346 gene encoding zinc finger protein 346 isoform X2: MAEAMQSEDFPYLPSGLAEVNKMIKEHGDLFSDSQCKVCSAVLISESQKLTHYQSKKHSSRVRRYLSTQNEKEPAFKKLKPSSSDTDCNNGDTDRLKVCHICNMTFTSPVMAESHYQGKVHAKKLRLKTIGPQIPVASQTPLTAQLKKKLADESSSVPVTSNNNGDDPHSFCSICQASFNNPVMAQQHYVGKKHRKQVTKLKLMETYGPSTAPASTLKGYPCTVCNIELNSVDQYQSHISGAKHKNQMKKSGLKPAGNQQAAEQSHVGDDQYAGRDKQYNATDDQYAAGDDQHGTRNDQYAPGDNQYTPEDTEYSEEYQYT; this comes from the exons ATGGCCGAAGCGATGCAGAGCGAGGATTTTCCTTATTTACCTTCGGGCCTGGCGGAGG TAAATAAGATGATAAAGGAGCACGGTGACCTGTTTTCTGACTCCCAGTGTAAAGTCTGCAGTGCTGTCCTAATTTCTGAGTCTCAGAAGTTGACTCATTATCAG AGCAAGAAACATTCGAGCAGAGTGCGGCGTTATCTTTCCACCCAGAACGAGAAGGAGCCAGCGTTCAAAAAGCTTAAGCCATCATCATCTGATACT GACTGTAACAATGGAGATACAGACCGGTTGAAGGTGTGTCACATATGTAACATGACCTTTACATCTCCTGTCATGGCCGAGTCTCACTACCAAGGCAAAGTTCATGCCAAAAAACTGAGGCTGAAAACCATTGGTCCCCAAATCCCAG TAGCCTCCCAAACACCACTAACAGCTCAGCTGAAAAAGAAGCTCGCAGATGAATCGAGCAGTGTCCCGGTGACAAGCAACAACAATGGCGATGACCCCCACAGTTTCTGCTCCATCTGCCAAGCCTCCTTTAACAACCCAGTCATGGCCCAGCAGCACTACGTAGGCAAAAAGCATAGAAAACAGGTGACCAAGCTCAAACTGATGGAGACATACGGCCCCTCCACAGCACCAG CTTCCACACTAAAGGGCTACCCCTGCACTGTCTGCAACATTGAACTAAACTCTGTTGATCAGTACCAGTCTCATATCAGTGGAGCCAAGCATAAGAACCA AATGAAGAAGTCAGGCCTGAAGCCTGCAGGGAACCAACAAGCTGCAGAACAGTCCCACGTGGGCGACGACCAGTATGCTGGCAGAGACAAGCAGTACAATGCCACCGATGACCAATATGCCGCTGGGGACGACCAGCACGGCACCAGAAATGACCAGTATGCACCTGGAGATAACCAGTACACTCCTGAGGACACGGAGTACTCAGAGGAGTACCAGTATACTTGA